The region CTGATAAAACCAGTTTTTAAAACATCAATAATCCGCCCATCAATGATCGAGCTTGTGTCAAGAAGCTTACTATCGTGGTAAGGAGAATTTACCTTTACCTGGTCACCTGCCTTGTCATCTACTTGAAAATTTTTCTTCTTAGAAAACATAGACGAAATCTCACTACCTCGGCTAGAAAAAATCCTAAAACCAACATAGGCAAAACCAATCATCAGAGCAAGGGGCCCAATGCTACTAACATAGGGTAAATCTAAGGCCCAAAAACCAACACTGGCAATAGTTCCAGCTATAAGTCCCAAAAGACTTCCAATTGAATTTAAGGCAAGCTTTTGCAGGTTCAAGTGACTAATATACTCATCAAGCTTTGCAAGACCCCTTAAAATTGGCTTATCAACAACAAATGATAAAAATAAAAAAATAATTGCACCAATAACGCTATTGATAAAGTCACTGTTTTCAAGAGCTGGCTGCCTTAAAAACGACCACAGATGAGGTAAAAAGGCTTCTCCAACACTAACCCCAATAACGACTATTAAAATTTGAACTATTAACTTTCTCATATACACCTCCTTGTATCTATATCTACCCTTCTACTGTTATTCTACCATAATACCACTTAAATCTAAGATTTAAAGTAGTTTATCAGTTTATTTTTACAAAAAAAGATTAAAGATAAATAAAGATATCAAACGGGTCAGTATTAATATGAGCTACTAGGCTTGTAAGACTAGATGTTAGCCAAATACTACCTTTAAGACTTCGTTGACTGTCGTAAGTCCAATGGCTTCAATTCCTTGCGGAATAACCAAGCCTTGCAGGCTATTTTTAGGCAGGTAAACCTTCTTAAAGCCTAATTTTGCTGCCTCATTGATCCTACTTTCAATCCTGTTGACCCGTCTAATTTCACCAGTTAGGCCAATCTCTCCGATGAAGCAAACATCAGCTGGAGTTGGAAGCTCCTTATAACTTGAGGCAATGGCTACTGCAACAGCCAAATCAATGGCTGGTTCATCAAGTTTTACTCCGCCTGCTGATTTTAGAAAGGCATCCTGATTTTGCAGGAGGAGGCCTGATCTTTTTTCAAGAACAGCCATAATCAAGCTGACCCTGTTAAAATCAAGGCCTGTTGTCGTCCTTTTGGCATTACCAAACACAGTCGGTGTTACAAGGGCCTGAATCTCAACCAAAATTGGTCTCGTTCCTTCCATGGACACGACAATAGCACTTCCAGTAGCTCCAGCAAGACGCTCCTCTAAAAAGACTTCTGAAGGATTTGTTACCTCAACCAAACCAACTGACTGCATCTCAAAGATACCAATCTCATTGGTTGATCCAAAACGATTTTTAACAGCCCTTAGTATCCTAAAAGTGTGCTGGCGTTCTCCTTCAAAATAAAGGACAGTATCCACCATATGTTCAAGCATTCGAGGTCCAGCAAGACTTCCTTCCTTGGTCACATGACCCACAAT is a window of Streptococcaceae bacterium ESL0729 DNA encoding:
- a CDS encoding PIN/TRAM domain-containing protein — protein: MRKLIVQILIVVIGVSVGEAFLPHLWSFLRQPALENSDFINSVIGAIIFLFLSFVVDKPILRGLAKLDEYISHLNLQKLALNSIGSLLGLIAGTIASVGFWALDLPYVSSIGPLALMIGFAYVGFRIFSSRGSEISSMFSKKKNFQVDDKAGDQVKVNSPYHDSKLLDTSSIIDGRIIDVLKTGFISGTILIPNFVIFELQLIADSNDKLKRAKGRRGLDLVNAIRGLKNIHVETSDKDYEDIHEVDTKLLKLASEIKASLITNDYNLNKVAEIQGIQVLNINELANAVKPQVVTGEELDVIIIKKGTERHQGIGYMPDGTMIVVEDTDDKIDDMVRAEVTSSIQTNAGRMIFAKLVEA
- the radA gene encoding DNA repair protein RadA, whose amino-acid sequence is MAKKAKSTFICQNCGYHSPKYLGRCPNCGAWGSFVEEVEAGPVKNARVSLSGEKSRPMKLEEVESQETLRVETDLDEFNRVLGGGVVPGSLVLIGGDPGIGKSTLLLQVSTQLANRGRVLYVSGEESAQQIKLRAERLGDVNSDFYLYAETNMANIRAEIEKLQPDFVIIDSIQTVMSPEITSVQGSVSQIKEVTAELMQLGKTNNIAIFIVGHVTKEGSLAGPRMLEHMVDTVLYFEGERQHTFRILRAVKNRFGSTNEIGIFEMQSVGLVEVTNPSEVFLEERLAGATGSAIVVSMEGTRPILVEIQALVTPTVFGNAKRTTTGLDFNRVSLIMAVLEKRSGLLLQNQDAFLKSAGGVKLDEPAIDLAVAVAIASSYKELPTPADVCFIGEIGLTGEIRRVNRIESRINEAAKLGFKKVYLPKNSLQGLVIPQGIEAIGLTTVNEVLKVVFG